The sequence below is a genomic window from Candidatus Sysuiplasma acidicola.
ATTCTCTATGCCCTGTGCTTCCATTCTCAAACACTCCTAATGTTCAAGAGTGAAGGTACAGGGTCTATTGAAATTTACAGCAAAAGGTGTACACGTCCCGTTAGCCTGTCTTGAAGTCTCTGGTTGGATTGTAATTCATTGTTTTCAGGACGCCGACTATTGAATAAAATTCATCTTTGTCAATGAAGGTAAAATCGACATCCTTGGTCGAGTCTTTTATGTTAAGGAGAGTGAGAGCTGTTCCACCGTGTGCAAAAGCCTTCACTCTATGGTCAAGATGTCTCGAAATGTCCTTCTCGAGCCAAAGCAACAACGTGCTGGCGTTTTTTGGTCTGATCAGGGGTTTATTTCCCCCCATACGTTTGCATCAGTTCGTCAACATCGTTCCTGGAAATTGGATTGAGGACATGCCATCTGTCTGCCAGTCTGAGTGTCTCAGGATCTTGAGGTCCCTGGAATGCGAGCAATTTCACTTTCTCTGAAGTTGGTTTCAACTTACGAGAAATATCTGATTTACCTGCGAGCGACGCAAGAAAACCAATTGCATTCTGCTGTTTTCCCCTGATGGCTACATCCACAGCATCTTTATCCTTCACTTTTCCCGATTTCATCATCGACACAGCTGCGGCAATCTTTCGCGGTTCTCCACTTTCTGTTGCCCACAAAAGTAATCCTTTGGGCGACATAAATGAGCCATCTGTGGTTATTATCGGGTCCTCATAAAGCAAGGGCGATATGCCAACAACGACTTCGAACGCTCTTGTTTCTACAGGCTTCCTG
It includes:
- a CDS encoding winged helix-turn-helix transcriptional regulator, with translation MKEEIALTILARIFNGSYSVRELTRATGYSPNTVVSYLNELESRGLIKKEKTRKLSRGRPPVLLRGTAQGVKWYRTAADALFYKLNSEKGVLWGPRSSFARLGIAFVGSEDILSRKPVETRAFEVVVGISPLLYEDPIITTDGSFMSPKGLLLWATESGEPRKIAAAVSMMKSGKVKDKDAVDVAIRGKQQNAIGFLASLAGKSDISRKLKPTSEKVKLLAFQGPQDPETLRLADRWHVLNPISRNDVDELMQTYGGK